Proteins encoded by one window of Carassius auratus strain Wakin chromosome 8, ASM336829v1, whole genome shotgun sequence:
- the LOC113107516 gene encoding protein atonal homolog 1-like: MDGMNVDGVSTDTREGAELDFQHPNLGRGEQREYPPALALMASSDPRAWLAPVQAGTCAAHAEYLLHSPGSSAEGVSSASNFRKSSKSPVKVRELCRLKGAVAADEGRQRAPSSKATNVVQKQRRMAANARERRRMHGLNHAFDKLRSVIPAFDNDKKLSKYETLQMAQIYINALSDLLQGPGTKADQPNCDLLPANAFEEDHSPRGSPSVCRRGAGYPYQYEDASFASFMEQDLQSFSGTSKFGSEASKDSPRSNRSDGEFSPHSHFSDSDETHLEMQSEDELSELKLPKHSAF; encoded by the coding sequence atggatGGAATGAATGTGGACGGCGTAAGCACGGATACAAGGGAGGGGGCTGAACTCGACTTCCAACATCCGAACCTGGGGAGGGGGGAGCAGCGCGAGTACCCACCAGCTTTGGCACTCATGGCCAGCAGTGACCCACGCGCCTGGCTGGCTCCCGTGCAGGCTGGCACCTGCGCGGCACACGCTGAATACCTGCTGCACTCGCCCGGCTCGAGCGCGGAAGGCGTGTCCTCTGCCTCCAACTTCAGGAAGAGCAGCAAGAGTCCTGTCAAAGTACGCGAGCTCTGCCGGCTTAAAGGGGCTGTGGCTGCAGATGAGGGCAGACAGCGGGCTCCATCCAGCAAAGCGACCAACGTCGTGCAAAAACAGAGGCGCATGGCTGCCAATGCCCGGGAGAGGCGAAGGATGCACGGATTGAACCACGCGTTCGACAAGCTGCGCAGCGTCATCCCAGCCTTCGACAATGACAAGAAGCTCTCCAAATACGAAACCCTACAGATGGCCCAGATCTACATCAACGCCCTGTCCGACTTGCTTCAGGGCCCCGGTACTAAAGCCGACCAGCCAAACTGCGACCTGCTGCCTGCCAACGCGTTCGAGGAGGACCACTCTCCCAGAGGATCGCCGAGCGTTTGCCGGAGAGGCGCGGGTTACCCGTACCAGTACGAGGACGCATCTTTCGCCTCTTTCATGGAGCAAGACCTCCAGTCGTTCTCTGGAACGAGCAAGTTCGGTTCAGAGGCCAGCAAGGACTCGCCTCGGTCGAACCGGAGCGACGGAGAGTTTTCCCCTCACTCGCACTTCAGCGACTCGGACGAAACGCACTTGGAGATGCAGAGCGAGGACGAGCTGTCGGAACTGAAACTGCCCAAGCACAGCGCTTTTTAG